Part of the Cryptosporangium arvum DSM 44712 genome, GACGCTTCTTCTCGAACTCGTCGACGGCATCTGCGTGGCGCAGCGTCAGGCCGATGTCGTCGAGGCCTTCCAGCAGGCGCCAACGGCTGTAGTCGTCGAACTCGAATTCCTCGACCTGGTCGCCGAAACGCACCTGGCGAGCGCGTAGATCGACCGTGACCTCGGCGGCCGGATCGGCCTCGATCACCTTCCAGAGCGACTCGACGGTCTCTTCCGGCAGAACAACCGTGAGTAGACCGGCCTTGAGCGAGTTACCCCGGAAGATATCGGCGAAGCGCGGCGAGATGACGACCTTGAAGCCGTAGTCCATCAACGCCCAGACCGCGTGTTCCCGCGAGGAACCGGTACCGAACTCGGGCCCCGCGACCAGGATCGTGCCGTTCGTGTATTCGGGCTGATTGAGCACGAACTCGGGATCGCCGCGCC contains:
- the leuD gene encoding 3-isopropylmalate dehydratase small subunit gives rise to the protein MEQFTTHTGRAVPLRRSNVDTDQIIPAVYLKRVTRTGFEDGLFSAWRGDPEFVLNQPEYTNGTILVAGPEFGTGSSREHAVWALMDYGFKVVISPRFADIFRGNSLKAGLLTVVLPEETVESLWKVIEADPAAEVTVDLRARQVRFGDQVEEFEFDDYSRWRLLEGLDDIGLTLRHADAVDEFEKKRPGWLPRTLSTVQ